The sequence below is a genomic window from Balearica regulorum gibbericeps isolate bBalReg1 chromosome 9, bBalReg1.pri, whole genome shotgun sequence.
tggaagagagaggaaacactctttccccccccacctctgccTGTGTATCTTGGGGAAGTGGTGAAGGTCCAACAGGGactgggctggggctgtgcatgGTGAGACATGGGTGCCTGGCAGTGAGTAGGTGCTGGTCTCCGGCATGGTCCCCTCTGCCTGtggcagctctcctgccccacCTCCTCCCGTGAAGGGCGCGGGCCGCCTGGCTGCAGGGTGGGCTCCAGGCCAGGGGTCTGCACCAGCAGGTCCTCCATCACCCTGGCAGGGCTTGGTCTGCAGCCCCGCAGTCTGCCCCACAGAGGTTTGGAGACCCGTGGAGATAGGGCACGAAGTGCCGGCAGCACTGCCCACCCAGGGCATGGCAGGTAAGGtgggtgctccccccccccaaaaaaaaaaaaaaaaggcaagtgtgGGTGCATGCACATGCGTGTGTGTGAGTGCGTGGGTGCGTGTACGTGTGTGTGCAAGGTGCACGCCCAGCAGGCTGCAGCGAGAGCCCTTCTCCCGGCGCGGAGGCCGGGGGTCGCGGTGCGATGTTGCTGCACCATCTTGCGGCCGCTGGGACACGGGCTCTTCTgggccaggcagagctgggagaccCTGCGCCGGGCCACCCGCCTCTGAGCCAGCCTTTCTAGCTCTGCTCGCAGGGACCGGGGAGCTGGGATCCTTGCTTTGGGCTGCGCTGGTTttgctgccaggctgtgcaCCTCTGCCAGCCCCTTCCCGCCTGCTGCCCAGCCGGAGGACCCGCAGCGAAGCGGGGGCTCTGTCTTGTGTGCGACACCAGCCGTGCCCTGGGCTGCCAGCCCCATGCTCCTGGGAGGAGGAACGCTGCACCCCCGGACAGCCtgtcctgcctgtcctgcccagccaacctgctgccttccctgcacAGGGACTGCCACCCTGCTGCGGCCATCTCCCAGGTAATGCCGGTGTGGCCAGTTCCAAGCCTGGACCGGGgatgctggggctggctgcagcttcACAAATCCTGGCACAGCTGCCACACTGCGTGGTCCATGGCCTGGGCAGGCTGGTGTCACTCCTACTGCAAGCACTCTGGCCTCTGCcaccctgcagcctctgcagcagcctAGCACTGAGCGGGGACCTGGATGCATTTGGGATTGACATCGGAAAGGGGTAAGGCTGTTGAAAACATGCACTAGTTGGGagtgttttttaattttccaggaAATCCCAGAAGCACCAGCTGAACCTTAATGAGAACaggtgaaaaacaaagaagaaatgcaattagTGCAATTATCCAGTGGGAAGCAATGGATGCATTTGTCATTTTAAGTCTTTGACATGGTGTTTCTTCCCACAAGACACCCTGTACCAGCCAGGAGCCCCAAGTGTCACTGTGGGGGGGTCTTTGGCTTGTGCTAAGTTGGAGGCAAGTGCAACACTCAGCCCCAGCCTTACCGCTGGTGAGGAGTGGGGCTGAGCCCAGAGCCCGGGTGTCAGCGTATCTGGCCACAGATGTTGTCCCTCTTAGAAGCTTAAACAAATGGCTTCAAAGCAGCACCTTTAGCTACATAAGCCACTTCCTGAGGAAGGAAACAGCTggatatttttaataggaaaagcTCTAAATAGAACTCCTTTCTGTTGTGTTGGTGAGGGCAGTGCATGGGAAGCTGGTGGAGATATGGGACTGCAGAGACCATCAGCTACAAAACAGGCTGGCCTGGAGATCTTCAGGTTTCCCTGGATGTGACTAGTCAAGTGGCGCCAGCAGATAACACCTAGAGGATACGTGCCTGCGTCCTCTCCGAGGGGTTTCTGTGATGGCCTCCCACGATGggggcacagctctgctgcctgctccccagccgTCCCTTATCTCCCCTCGCAGAGCTGCGCCCTGACCTTGCACGAAACCAAGCCCTGCGCCTGGGCCACGGATAAAGAGCTGGCCAGGTGATGGGACCCCGTCTGGTGGCCTTGCTCCTCACACAGCGTGACTTGCTCCAGCCGCTGGACTCGTTCGCAAGCGCTCGGCCAAGTAAGTGATGCAAAAcgcttttttttctctttgaaatgtgCCGGGAGGGGCGGCTCTGGGGAACTGTTGATCATTTCCTTGTAGCaaggagcaggagaggctgcagtgctGTGAGCTGGGGCTGCACCTCCATGTCCCTGCACTCCTGGGGAGTGGAACAAGCAGAGGACTACACTGAGGTCCATTGCAGCGAGACAGGGTGAGGGAGGGTTTTAAAAGAGTTTTGCAGTTCaagactgtttattttcatcCCCATGCACTCAGTCCAGCCATTCCCACCATTAACCCAATTGTGCTGCCCCTTTTGCACCTgcacccccagctcctgcaaCCAAGTCTCCCTGGGGAGAGGATGGGCAGGGATCAGCAGCGGCTTCTGCCCTGGAGAACTCCATGGGGCAGCTGGCACATACCTCACCTCCCATTGGTGTCCCTTCAAATCCAGTGGCTTCCAGCCTCCTGCATTTGCTGCTCTCAACATTTTTCAGCAATTAACTTTTCATAGTATATTTACCCCCCAGCATAAGTTTTTTTGCATGGTCAGCTTTGATGGACACCCAAGAAGCAACCCACAGCCCTTTCCCTTGCTCCCACCCAGGGCTGTGAATCACAAGCTGGAAACTATGGTCCCAGTACAATGCTCACGGCTGCTAGGTATTACAGAGTTCATCTGTGGACATTTCATAGTCTTTTAACAAGCCTTGCTCTAAAGCTTGGTTGCTGCTCACAAGCTAACCATTTCTGTCTGACAGAGCTGCATAACCAAGGCCAAAATATGATGTGATTAACAAGAATTCTGAAAAGGAGATGCTTAGaatcaatgttttaaatgactCCCCTGAACTGAGAGAAGCACCAATGAAATAGCAAGTCCACCCAGCACAGTGTAGAAATTCTGAGTAAACAAGGTCATCTGGTCTTGGCTGGCTCCTGGGACCTTTTCCAGTCCCTCATTAGCAAGCACAGGGCTGATTGCTTCTGTTGTTGCATGAATGGGCTATTGCCCTGCTGAGTAACTGGACCTACTGGGGCAGCGCTAATGGGCAGCAGCACTTTGCCTTCTTCACCCAGACAGATGCTGAGCCTACAGCCCAAacgtgggaggaggagggctaGAGAACAGACTGTCCAGCCCTTGCCCCTCCTGGAGCGTCTCCCAGTGGCATGCCATGAGCTGGCttgctctcttcctccccatTCCTCAGTACCGACGGCCGTGAACTCTTGTAAATGCAGTGTACGTTGGCTGGTACAATCTCTCTCTTTATCATAAAATGAGCTGTGATATCTGAATAGAAGAGTCCCAAGAGCTGAACAGCAGCATAGTACATCAGCTGTggacagagattttttttttttgttcttcataaCTGAtttttgaaacctttttttcaggACAATGTACcagaatttccttttccttttcttcctctccttccatcCCCATAAATGCCAAGATCAAATCCTGGGTGATGATCCATATGAAATGCCCAAAGACTACCAGGAGGTCTACAGAGGGACAAAAAATGATGTCAAAGAGATCCCAAAGATTGCAAAGCCCTTCATTTCTGAGATTATCTTTGTGCAAACCAGCATCACTGCTATAAGGAAAGGTGCCTTTGGGTACATGCCTAACCTGATCAAAATTTTGTTTATTGGCAACAAGATCAAGACAGTTGAACCTGGAGCCTTTGATAATTTGCAGAAGCTGAGGGACTTGGAGATCTCTGGCGCCTCATTAGAAGAACTAGCTGTGGGCACTTTCCAAAACCTCCCAAACTTGCAGAGGCTGGAGCTGAGAGATAGCCACCTCAGATACATCCCCAAAGGTCTGTTTGATGGGCTGGAGAACTTGAGAGAGCTCTCCCTGCACATCAATGCAATCCCTTCTCTTCCAGAAGgcctttttgattctctcctcaATCTAACCTTTTTGGACCTGGCTAGAAACAGGATCACAACTCTTCCTGGGGATGCCTTTAGCAAACTCCCCCAGCTGCAAGTCCTCCGGCTGTATGAGAATGAGTTGCAGGACCTCCCAGAGGGGCTGTTAGACAGtcagctggggctgctggagctcAGTCTCCAGAGGAACAGGCTCAGGACATTGCCACCCATGCTCCTGAGGAGCCTGTCTCACCTGGAGAAACTCCTCTTGGACAACAATCTCATTGGGGTACTCCCACCTCAGGTCTTTTTTGGTTTAAACAAATTGAAGCTGCTGACTTTGGGTTCAAACCACATTACAGAGCTCCCCTGCTGCCTTTTTGACATCATGCCACACCTGTGGGAGCTGGACCTGGGCAGGAACAGTTTGGCCACACTTCCAGACGGCATCTTTGTCAACCTCACATCTCTCGGCAAACTCATCTTGTCCCACAACCAGATAGCAGCTCTACCAAAAGGAGCCTTCGCTGGGCTCAGCAAGCTCTCAGACCTTCAGCTGGACACAAATCAGCTCTCTGCTGTGGATGATGAGGTCTTTGTTTCTCTGCCAAATCTGAAAACCCTCAATCTTCGGAAGAACCAGCTGGAGAGTGTCCCCCGAGGGCTCCTGGACCCCCTGAAGAAGCTGAGCTCAGTGTATCTGAGTGGGAACCCATGGAGATGTGACTGCAACCTCTGCTACCTGCACAGCTGGATCCTGGACAACAGTGAGAAGGTCAAATTGTCCACCCAAGTGTCATGCAAGAGTCCACCCCACCTGACAGGGCAAGCGGTGACATCTCTGAGGGACGACCACTTAATTTGCCCAGCTACGCTccctctttcagcttcttttgCTCCATCTCTGTCATTCACCTCCACATCATCACAAGGGTTGTCAACCTTGCTGTCACATGGCGCCTTGCCCACTGCAGTGCCAACCGCTCTGTCATTGGCAGCCTTTCCCATCATGGCACCGCCAACCATGCTGTCGCCTGTGGCCACCTCTGCCATGTTGCCAACCGTACCAAAGGAGGCCTTCTTCACTGCTCCATCATCAGCCATGCCATCCAAGGCCTTCATCACCACCCCATTACCAACTGTGCTGCCCAAGACCTCCATCACCACCCCATTACCAACTGTGCTGCCCAAGACCTCCATCACCACCCCATCACTAACTGTGCTGCCCAAGGCTTCCATCACCACCCCAtcaccagctgtgctgcccaAGGCTTCCATCACCATCCCATCACCAACTGTGCCACTGAAGGCCTTCAACCTGTGTCCAACTCCAGCCATCATAAGCCTACAGCCTCCTGGGGCCACCACCCCAGAGCCTGCGCTGTCCACTCTAGCTTCTGCCACTACACTGATGCTTACCAGCCCTCTGGCAGCCGCCACCGGAGAAGTGCCTCCTGCTCTTCTGGTGCCCACAGAGAGGCCAGCCACCATACCGTGGGGCACACCCAGCATCTCCATTGTCTCAGCCTCCCCCAGGGCACTTTGGCCACCCCGCAGGGCTGCTGTGCCAGGCACAGTCCCGCTGGCCTCACACTCCCCATCCCACCGTGctcctgtgccaggcagggagcaggactGTGCCGCTGTGTGGGGCTTGTCCACGGTTGGCACCTGGCCCgctcccacagccccccagcATGCTCCCACCCCTGCAGGCACCATCCTGCTCCCGACGCCTCCCGTCCCCCTGCCGCCAGACCATACGAGCCCCTGGCCGGCCTCCCCACCCCTGGCCCCCATCGGCCGTCGAGCCTGGGGCTTCGCCCTGCGGTCCAGCCCGCGGCACTGCCGGGTCTCCCTGGCCCTGGGCCTGGCCGCgctggtgctgcaggcaggctgcgTGCTGCTATGGGGGATGCTCGCCCTTCTCCTTCGCCAAGCCACCtgccgccggggccgcccggTGCCGCCGGTGAGGCTGCTGAGCCTCCACGCGCTGGCTGCCCCACGGCCCCCCGAGCAAGTCTGGGCACCGCTTTGAGCTTCGCTGCCCTGGCGTGACCTGGGCAATGCCCATCGTCCTCCTGCGGGGCCTGGAGCCATGCTGGCGATGGGGTACGTAAGCCATGGGGTGCAGATCGTCCCCCGGCGGTGGGTGCCCAGCACCCAGGCTGCTTTGGTGTGCCTGCCAGCTGGCCCCCGGAGGTGCTGTGAGCCTGGGGAGCCTATGCACGATGTCACTGCCTGACGGGCCCTTCTGCCAAGCGACACTAGATGGCATCCCGACACAGGCAGTGGCTGACACCGCCTGCCCAGGGCcactgggagcagagagggcGACCAGTGGCCCTGGAGGCACCGCAGAGAGATGCTGGAGACCCCTCAGCCGACCAGCTGGGGACCTCGCTGGACATCGGGCACGGCCCGCACTTTGCTTGCAGGGTCTGGTCGCGGCTTCTGTCTGCATCTCCTGCCCATCCCTGGCAGGTACCTGCAGCGTGCAAGCAGTCCTTGGGGAAGGATGTCCCAAGGCTTCCCACCCCACGCCTGCCTTACTGCCCACGTTATGTTACGGGATGTTCAGTGCTGGTATGTCTGTTGTAACACTCTgacctcttcccctccctttctccGGTTCCTCGTCACTGATATTAAAGCCTCCCCTGCATCTCTGCTGTGCACTGAAGGTCACAGAAGTGTTTTCATCCCAGGGCTTTTCTCGCTGTGACCTGCTGCGGGGGACTCCTGTTGCTTGCTGGAGTGTGGGGTCCCGACTCAGTGCCGGCCATCAGGGGCTGGTGTAGGACCAGGGTTGCACACCCTCCTGCAGGCAGTGACATAGAGGGACAACagacattattttcttccccctgttAAATCTCATGCCCCTGAAACCTCTCTGCgatgctgcctgccctggcctCTCTGGAACAGTAACGTTTGAGCATGGTCAGCCACCTGGTTCTCATACCCTAACTTCACCTGATGCTGAGCCCTGACTGCAGGCTGGGCACCGGCTCTTCAGAAGCTCAGGAGGAAGAGGCTAATTCTCCTTGTAACTGAAGGGTTGATGTGAGCTTTTACCTCTGCAGTCCTGGGCTGCCACCAGGGCCAGGAAAGCACCGAACTTAAACAAAAGTGGCTGTTTCTGCGGGTTTTCTGCCATTGCAGAAAGTGCTGACACTTTTACTGGAAAGGTTTAGCCCAGGAGATTTTTGATCTGATGAACACAGGGGTTGTTCCTTGGTTTGAGTCTCTGGGtacctttattttgctttatttggaCATGTGCTGGGCAAAgagctgcagggaagcagcTCAGAATCCTCCTGGCCAGGGAGACCCGAGCGTCCCAGCTCCCCTGCCTGGTGCAAGACcaaaggagggggaaaggggcTTCGTGTTAGGGTATGTGCCTGCGGATATGCGTTAGGGACCTGGATATATGTCTTTGCTAAGAGCCTGTGCAGTGTTACAGGCCCTTCGGCTGCTCCTTGAAGTCCTGCTGACGGCTGTGAAATACGGGAGGCGAGTGTGGGGCAGCACATCTGGGCGGGATGGAGCGAGCAGCTCCAGGGCCGGGGCTGGCACAGCGGGTAATGAGACGCAGATGAGGGGAGGGAGTGTTTTTCCTGGCAGTCCAGATGGGCTCGACTTAATACTTGATTTAGAGGGTTTGAAAGCGGGGCCTGGCTGCCGGGGAACAGACCCCGAGCACTTCCCGGGGCGGCGAGGGGGGGTCTCCGCTggcttttcagatatttaatgGCCCAGTGCAGTCTAAACAGGGAAGTACTTCGGGGTGAGATTAGCACAACATAATCACATCTTAAAAGGTCTTCAGAGACACAAGGCACGTCCGCTCTTATATTAATTACTTGTTATTAATAAAGCTGGGGTCAGGCTTGAGGTGTTCACTCTGGAGCGTGCTGATTCCCTTTGCAGAGCAGTGGTGTATCCGAAAGTCTCCACCTGCGCCCGTCCCGCTCCGGAAACCAAATGGCCAACATTCCTACAGCCACCTTTAAAACTAATTTGCCCCATAATACCCCGAAAGGGCCACATCTTTCTAAGTGCCCAGAACACCTCCGAgtgctgtaaaataataatagccAGGGTGTTCTCAGCACGGGAATTTCCTGCTATGATTGATTTCtaatttgcaatgaaaatacaGCCGCCTGCATTCCCGAGGCCAGGCCGGTGCAGCTGGCTCTCAGGCAGGAGTCGGCTCCCTCCATGGCTGCGGGGCCGATCCCTGGAGCGCTACGGCTGTGCTAGGCTGGGAGGAATTAGAAGCCGTTCCCATGTGCCCTTGCTCGTTCTGGTGTACCccaggagggaaggggctgagaGGCGGGTGGGATGCAGGGTGTCCTGGGGGTGATGTGTCTGGGCAGCCTGTGAGGGAACATGCTTGGGTTTCCTCATCGCTGAGCAAGAGCAGCCAGAGAGCGTGTGGGAATGGGGCAGGGTACGGGGGATCTGCACGGAGGACACCAGCATACAGGTTTTCTGCTTTGGAGCTGCACCTTAGTGTGATGCAGAGGAGAGGCCTTCCTCCTGGCAGGGAGGTACGTGGCCGTGGTGGGTGCCCGGGGAGCGCACAGACCCCAACACACCCTTCCCATTCTGCTGTGGGCAGCCCAGGTCCCTTAGCAGGACAGCCATTGCACTAAGTAGctcttgatgatttttttaatccatgaaTTTCTCTGGTTTCTCTGAACTCAGATTTGCTGTTCCCTTGCTCACTGTTTCTTGCATGGGATGCCCCTGGTTCTtgcactgggggaaaaaaaaggtgagctTCCCTGTGTGGTGTCTCCAGGCTGCTTGTGACTCTGTAAACTAATTCCCAGTTGCTTTGACTGCCTGAGGTCCCTGTAATTAGCCTCAGGTGACAATCAGAAGCAGAGACAGGACATGGTGCGTGTCCTTGAGCGGTGCTGGGACCAGGGGTCTCCAGCATGGCCCGGGAGTCCCGCAGATGCTGCTGGCTCTCTTCCTGCCCCGTGCAGACCAGACGTGGTTCCCACATCCCCGTCACTCGTGCTGTGGTACCGACCTGTAACCCCTCTGTCCGTCAGCCCTGCCGGGAGCCCCCTGCGCTGTGGGTGCACTGGCCTGTCCCTGCCACCTGCCTCCAgtcccctccccgcccctgGGGCACCCCACGGGCAGGAAGGGGGCTCACAGGCAACAGCCCTTTCTTGTGGCTGGTGGGAAGGGGGGCAACGAACACCTGCATGGTAGGATTTGTACAATAACCCGGGCGGGGAGTAAACCTGGGCCTCCGGCGGGCAAGTCCTGCTGCCGGCTTGCTGCTGGGAACCTGCCCCAGCCCACGGCCGCGCTGCCGCAGCTTCCTCCCCGGGCACCCGCCTCGTGTGCTGGCCCCAAACACGTGCCGTAACTGTGCCGCTGCTGGTGTGCTTTGAGCCCCCACGTCTCTCAGGACCGGCTGccctggtggggtggggggctgggggctggctgcTCTGTGTGCTGCGGGCAGGGCGAGAAGGGGCTGGTTTGGCACCGGGTCCTGTAGGAGCAGGGAGGTGCCGGCAGTGCTACCTGGAGAGGTGGGATGGGTGACATGGGACCTGCAGGGTGAGGACTCGAGCTGGGGCAGCTCCCTGGCAGAGGCAGATGCGGCTGCTGGGATCAGCCTAAGGACCGGCCAGGCAGGCATGTCCGGCACCCATCCGCCTATTGCGCTCAGCAGAGCTGACCGTGGGCTGGCAGTCATTGCTCAGTGTTGCTGCTGTGCCCCTCAACGCTGGTGATGATTTTGAACCCCAGCAGCACCGCTCCTCCATGCATCCTCTGGACAGTCTGTCTCTCCGACCCCATCCTTCACCGCAGCATCCCTCCCCACACCCACTCACAGCCCCCGTCCAGCCACGTCAGGCTGCTCCTTGCCGAGAAGCCCTGTGAGGTGCACAGGGCAGGAGCTGAACTGGGACATTCGTTCGTCTGCTTTGGCCTTGGCATCTCCCAACTCTCTTGCAAAAGGGCTGCGACCATGtcctgccagggcagggaccCGGCCTCTCCCAGGGCACCTGGGGCAGCGAGAGGACACCCAGGCACAGGAGATGGGGTACaagggggtgcagggctggcagccccaGTGTTCCCATCCGTGGTCTGCTTCCTTCATGCCTTGTGCTTCCCCATGCTTTTATCCAGGAtttgggc
It includes:
- the LOC104633661 gene encoding uncharacterized protein LOC104633661 isoform X1 — protein: MLGLAAASQILAQLPHCVVHGLGRLVSLLLQALWPLPPCSLCSSLALSGDLDAFGIDIGKGTMYQNFLFLFFLSFHPHKCQDQILGDDPYEMPKDYQEVYRGTKNDVKEIPKIAKPFISEIIFVQTSITAIRKGAFGYMPNLIKILFIGNKIKTVEPGAFDNLQKLRDLEISGASLEELAVGTFQNLPNLQRLELRDSHLRYIPKGLFDGLENLRELSLHINAIPSLPEGLFDSLLNLTFLDLARNRITTLPGDAFSKLPQLQVLRLYENELQDLPEGLLDSQLGLLELSLQRNRLRTLPPMLLRSLSHLEKLLLDNNLIGVLPPQVFFGLNKLKLLTLGSNHITELPCCLFDIMPHLWELDLGRNSLATLPDGIFVNLTSLGKLILSHNQIAALPKGAFAGLSKLSDLQLDTNQLSAVDDEVFVSLPNLKTLNLRKNQLESVPRGLLDPLKKLSSVYLSGNPWRCDCNLCYLHSWILDNSEKVKLSTQVSCKSPPHLTGQAVTSLRDDHLICPATLPLSASFAPSLSFTSTSSQGLSTLLSHGALPTAVPTALSLAAFPIMAPPTMLSPVATSAMLPTVPKEAFFTAPSSAMPSKAFITTPLPTVLPKTSITTPLPTVLPKTSITTPSLTVLPKASITTPSPAVLPKASITIPSPTVPLKAFNLCPTPAIISLQPPGATTPEPALSTLASATTLMLTSPLAAATGEVPPALLVPTERPATIPWGTPSISIVSASPRALWPPRRAAVPGTVPLASHSPSHRAPVPGREQDCAAVWGLSTVGTWPAPTAPQHAPTPAGTILLPTPPVPLPPDHTSPWPASPPLAPIGRRAWGFALRSSPRHCRVSLALGLAALVLQAGCVLLWGMLALLLRQATCRRGRPVPPVRLLSLHALAAPRPPEQVWAPL
- the LOC104633661 gene encoding uncharacterized protein LOC104633661 isoform X2 — translated: MYQNFLFLFFLSFHPHKCQDQILGDDPYEMPKDYQEVYRGTKNDVKEIPKIAKPFISEIIFVQTSITAIRKGAFGYMPNLIKILFIGNKIKTVEPGAFDNLQKLRDLEISGASLEELAVGTFQNLPNLQRLELRDSHLRYIPKGLFDGLENLRELSLHINAIPSLPEGLFDSLLNLTFLDLARNRITTLPGDAFSKLPQLQVLRLYENELQDLPEGLLDSQLGLLELSLQRNRLRTLPPMLLRSLSHLEKLLLDNNLIGVLPPQVFFGLNKLKLLTLGSNHITELPCCLFDIMPHLWELDLGRNSLATLPDGIFVNLTSLGKLILSHNQIAALPKGAFAGLSKLSDLQLDTNQLSAVDDEVFVSLPNLKTLNLRKNQLESVPRGLLDPLKKLSSVYLSGNPWRCDCNLCYLHSWILDNSEKVKLSTQVSCKSPPHLTGQAVTSLRDDHLICPATLPLSASFAPSLSFTSTSSQGLSTLLSHGALPTAVPTALSLAAFPIMAPPTMLSPVATSAMLPTVPKEAFFTAPSSAMPSKAFITTPLPTVLPKTSITTPLPTVLPKTSITTPSLTVLPKASITTPSPAVLPKASITIPSPTVPLKAFNLCPTPAIISLQPPGATTPEPALSTLASATTLMLTSPLAAATGEVPPALLVPTERPATIPWGTPSISIVSASPRALWPPRRAAVPGTVPLASHSPSHRAPVPGREQDCAAVWGLSTVGTWPAPTAPQHAPTPAGTILLPTPPVPLPPDHTSPWPASPPLAPIGRRAWGFALRSSPRHCRVSLALGLAALVLQAGCVLLWGMLALLLRQATCRRGRPVPPVRLLSLHALAAPRPPEQVWAPL